The following proteins are co-located in the Micromonospora coriariae genome:
- a CDS encoding YbaB/EbfC family nucleoid-associated protein, whose translation MQQMLKQAQKMQQQIAAAQAELAEAELTGTAGGGLVTATVSGSGELKAIKIDPKAVDPDDVETLEDLVVAAVHNAAEAARELTERKMGPVTGGMGGLGLPGF comes from the coding sequence ATGCAGCAGATGCTGAAGCAGGCGCAGAAGATGCAGCAGCAGATCGCCGCCGCCCAGGCCGAGCTGGCCGAGGCCGAGCTGACCGGCACCGCCGGCGGTGGGCTGGTCACCGCGACCGTCTCCGGTTCCGGGGAGCTCAAGGCCATCAAGATCGACCCGAAGGCCGTCGACCCGGACGACGTGGAGACGCTGGAGGACCTGGTCGTCGCGGCCGTGCACAACGCCGCCGAGGCGGCGCGTGAGCTGACCGAGCGCAAGATGGGTCCTGTCACCGGTGGCATGGGCGGCCTCGGCCTGCCCGGTTTCTGA
- the recR gene encoding recombination mediator RecR — protein MYEGAIQDLIDELGRLPGVGPKSAQRIAFHVLSADPTDVNRLAGALRKVKELVRFCTTCYNVAESEQCRICRDPRRTDEVLCVVEEPKDVVAIERTGEFRGRYHVLGGAINPLEGIGPDNLRIRELMTRLSGGAVRELILATDPNTEGEATATYLALMVKPMGIAVTRLASGLPVGGDLEYADEITLGRAFEGRRAV, from the coding sequence ATGTACGAAGGTGCCATCCAGGATCTGATCGACGAGCTGGGTCGGCTGCCGGGCGTGGGCCCGAAGAGCGCTCAGCGGATCGCGTTCCACGTCCTGTCGGCGGATCCGACCGACGTCAACCGGCTGGCCGGCGCGCTGCGCAAGGTCAAGGAGCTGGTGCGGTTCTGCACGACCTGCTACAACGTGGCCGAGTCCGAGCAGTGCCGGATCTGCCGCGACCCACGCCGTACCGACGAGGTGCTGTGTGTGGTGGAGGAGCCCAAGGACGTGGTGGCCATCGAGCGGACCGGTGAGTTCCGCGGCCGCTACCACGTGCTCGGCGGCGCGATCAACCCGCTGGAGGGGATCGGTCCGGACAATCTGCGCATCCGCGAGCTGATGACCCGGCTGAGTGGCGGCGCGGTGCGCGAGCTGATCCTGGCGACCGACCCGAACACCGAGGGCGAGGCGACCGCCACCTACCTGGCGCTGATGGTGAAGCCGATGGGGATCGCGGTCACCCGGCTGGCGAGCGGGCTGCCGGTCGGCGGTGACCTGGAGTACGCCGACGAGATCACGCTGGGCCGGGCCTTCGAGGGGCGCCGGGCCGTCTGA
- a CDS encoding golvesin C-terminal-like domain-containing protein: MRRSLAPLLALAVLVPLVPFQQVASAAPAAPAPTTTVARPPAPNRPADPDRVLDPDRRLGTTWRRSADRVVTTSSDETGLHVLVADAKEAYRWRTAATLGEPGLPTDQWVGQVCLTGSGRRAVAVYAPREFTNRENLLNAGAFAAVVDLDTGAVTKLPERYSLAYHNPGCAAGEAAVLTRLELPASSRAGTAARTVLTRVDTAKPSATRKSLATGQLTSAIPVGDGIVAAKGDALLTLDRRGAVRSTVRTGGSPFRLMADGTRDVALQVARGDEVDLARLSGGRVVPLATVPSGTVKLRAGGAGRVFAVGGQAGGRLAGKRLPAGWRTIDAPPDSDVSRTGDLVLTRAVTGREAAGPAGGTPADGQADRVDIKARLRTGGDVAFTVLPAGRRAGRLAPAAGAGRAPGNATTLADPSPETVAYDLDGSCAVRRNDPAIQVYQPTREQVEWAADLAVRGQLTFQRAANWSNNGLPAYSPQGMFPSMTLAGGGNVPAQVFLGILAQESNLWQASFHVVDGLAGNPLTSLGYYGLDLLNPDYTKIDWTKTDCGYGVGQVTSGMKKSDTDQWIAGVQWDATKQKAVALDYAVNIAAGLRILQDKWNQTRNSGLIANNGDARYIENWWFAIWAYNTGFYSQIPQSPTEPWGVGWANNPANPNYPADRKMFLTEPLDVPGANPPVDDQVGYDNAKHPNHWSYPERVMGFAYTSLRRYNYETGNYSPTYATAQERNKLVAQPSRFAFCVPAQNACDPNVSEVPGDYPTEKPGPCTRDDLKCWWHTPITWTDCQVNCGLENRRYTTVEPRPYGSSIYDSQCSRTGLPGNALIIDDIDSATPLGPQGCARDYTPAGKFSFSYPSRVGPNNVTIYPGKVDTHQIGGGFGGHFWFTHTQKLDTAPEKVTGRWTPTNRLNGWAKVMVHIPDHGAHTQQAKYVINTGAGQRTRYIPTRTEAHRWVTLGTYQFSNAGAQSVELSNITPDGNGSEDVAWDALAFVPLPAKPRHFVVAMGDSYGSGEGVGSYYYETDNNYGNRAWNACRRSTRSWPLLTRLPGSSSSISSRLASHDQGLDFQFVSCSGATAQQMRSTSVPYYWQSPPSSVGDYGEAAEGQFREISQIQSGVLDGNTTLVLLSAGGNDAGFPSTMTKCALEACDTAAYEATVRQRIDNAQYEVRQLVDAVSAKAPNATIMVVGYPRIFASYHQDSCVFARYTAGEMAMVNRLALYMRDVQRTMTDTARAAGRRVQFTDMVDGMLDHGTCRKYDVGHDILVPDDINSLVAGPEGEGDFRMVANDDYATCVGWITAGLNVCISRASFHPKDTGAVTYSNAVTARLPAVGYN, encoded by the coding sequence GTGCGCCGGTCCCTGGCCCCGCTACTCGCACTCGCGGTGCTCGTACCGCTCGTTCCGTTCCAACAGGTGGCCTCGGCCGCTCCCGCCGCTCCCGCCCCGACGACCACCGTCGCCAGGCCGCCGGCCCCGAACCGGCCGGCCGATCCCGATCGGGTCCTCGACCCCGACCGGCGGCTCGGCACCACCTGGCGGCGATCCGCCGACCGGGTGGTCACCACCTCGTCCGACGAGACCGGCCTGCACGTGCTGGTGGCGGACGCCAAGGAGGCGTACCGCTGGCGGACGGCGGCCACGCTCGGTGAGCCCGGCCTGCCGACGGACCAGTGGGTCGGGCAGGTCTGCCTGACCGGCTCCGGCCGGCGCGCTGTGGCGGTCTACGCGCCCCGTGAGTTCACCAACCGGGAGAACCTGCTCAACGCGGGAGCCTTCGCGGCGGTTGTCGACCTGGACACGGGTGCGGTCACCAAGCTGCCCGAGCGCTACTCCCTGGCGTACCACAATCCCGGCTGCGCGGCCGGGGAGGCCGCGGTGCTGACGCGCCTGGAGCTGCCGGCGTCGTCCCGGGCCGGCACGGCCGCGCGGACCGTCCTGACCAGGGTGGACACCGCGAAGCCCTCCGCCACCCGGAAGTCGCTGGCGACCGGTCAGCTCACCTCGGCCATCCCGGTCGGTGACGGCATCGTCGCAGCCAAGGGCGACGCGCTGCTCACCCTCGACCGCCGGGGAGCGGTCCGGTCGACGGTCCGGACCGGAGGATCACCTTTCCGGCTGATGGCGGACGGGACCCGGGACGTCGCGCTCCAGGTGGCCCGGGGGGACGAGGTTGACCTCGCCCGGCTGTCCGGTGGCCGGGTGGTTCCGCTGGCCACCGTTCCGTCGGGCACGGTCAAGCTGCGCGCCGGCGGTGCGGGTCGGGTCTTCGCCGTGGGCGGCCAGGCCGGCGGCCGGCTTGCCGGCAAGCGCCTGCCGGCCGGGTGGCGCACGATCGATGCGCCCCCGGACAGCGACGTCTCCCGCACCGGTGACCTGGTGCTGACCAGGGCCGTCACCGGTCGGGAGGCGGCCGGGCCGGCAGGGGGCACGCCGGCCGACGGGCAGGCGGACCGGGTCGACATCAAGGCTCGCCTGCGGACGGGGGGCGACGTGGCCTTCACGGTGCTGCCCGCGGGTCGGCGCGCCGGGCGGCTGGCTCCGGCGGCCGGCGCGGGACGGGCGCCGGGTAACGCGACGACCCTCGCCGATCCGAGCCCGGAGACCGTGGCGTACGACCTCGACGGCTCCTGCGCGGTACGCCGCAACGACCCGGCGATCCAGGTCTACCAACCGACCCGCGAGCAGGTGGAGTGGGCAGCCGACCTGGCGGTACGCGGACAGCTGACCTTCCAGCGGGCGGCCAACTGGTCCAACAACGGCCTGCCGGCGTACTCGCCGCAGGGGATGTTCCCGTCGATGACGCTCGCCGGTGGTGGCAACGTGCCGGCGCAGGTGTTCCTGGGGATCCTGGCCCAGGAGTCGAACCTGTGGCAGGCCAGTTTCCACGTCGTGGACGGCCTGGCCGGGAATCCGCTGACCAGCCTCGGCTACTACGGTCTGGACCTGCTGAACCCGGACTACACCAAGATCGACTGGACGAAGACGGACTGCGGTTACGGCGTCGGTCAGGTGACGTCCGGGATGAAGAAGAGCGACACCGACCAGTGGATCGCGGGCGTGCAGTGGGACGCGACGAAGCAGAAGGCGGTGGCGCTGGACTACGCCGTCAACATCGCGGCCGGCCTGCGGATCCTGCAGGACAAGTGGAACCAGACCCGCAACTCCGGGCTGATCGCGAACAACGGCGACGCTAGGTACATCGAGAACTGGTGGTTCGCCATCTGGGCGTACAACACCGGCTTCTACAGCCAGATCCCGCAGAGCCCCACCGAACCCTGGGGGGTCGGCTGGGCCAACAATCCGGCCAATCCCAACTATCCGGCGGACCGGAAGATGTTCCTGACCGAGCCGCTGGACGTGCCGGGCGCCAACCCGCCCGTCGACGACCAGGTCGGGTACGACAACGCCAAGCACCCGAACCACTGGTCGTACCCGGAGCGGGTGATGGGCTTCGCCTACACCTCGCTGCGCCGGTACAACTACGAGACGGGCAACTACAGCCCGACGTACGCCACCGCGCAGGAGCGCAACAAGCTCGTCGCCCAGCCGTCCCGGTTCGCCTTCTGCGTGCCCGCTCAGAACGCCTGTGACCCGAACGTGTCGGAGGTGCCGGGCGACTACCCGACGGAGAAGCCCGGCCCGTGCACCCGCGACGACCTGAAGTGCTGGTGGCACACGCCGATCACCTGGACGGACTGCCAGGTCAACTGCGGCCTGGAGAACCGGCGGTACACCACCGTCGAGCCCCGCCCGTACGGCTCCAGCATCTACGACTCGCAGTGCAGCCGGACCGGGCTGCCCGGCAACGCGCTGATCATCGACGACATCGACAGCGCAACCCCGCTCGGCCCGCAGGGCTGCGCGCGGGACTACACACCGGCGGGCAAGTTCTCGTTCAGCTATCCCTCCCGGGTCGGGCCGAACAACGTGACCATCTATCCCGGCAAGGTGGACACCCACCAGATCGGCGGCGGGTTCGGCGGGCACTTCTGGTTCACACACACGCAGAAGCTCGACACAGCGCCGGAGAAGGTGACCGGGCGGTGGACGCCGACCAACCGGCTGAACGGCTGGGCCAAGGTCATGGTGCACATCCCCGACCACGGCGCGCACACCCAGCAGGCGAAGTACGTGATCAACACGGGGGCGGGCCAGCGGACCCGGTACATCCCGACCCGGACCGAGGCGCACCGCTGGGTGACTCTGGGGACGTACCAGTTCTCCAACGCGGGCGCGCAGTCGGTGGAGCTGAGCAACATCACCCCGGACGGCAACGGCAGCGAGGACGTGGCCTGGGACGCCCTGGCGTTCGTTCCCCTGCCCGCCAAGCCGCGGCACTTCGTGGTGGCGATGGGTGACTCGTACGGCTCCGGCGAGGGCGTCGGCAGCTACTACTACGAGACGGACAACAACTACGGCAACCGGGCCTGGAACGCCTGCCGCCGGAGCACCAGGTCCTGGCCGCTGCTGACCCGCCTGCCCGGTTCGTCGAGTTCGATCTCCAGCCGGCTGGCCAGCCACGACCAGGGCCTGGACTTCCAGTTCGTGAGCTGCTCCGGGGCGACGGCGCAGCAGATGAGGAGCACGAGCGTCCCCTACTACTGGCAGAGTCCACCCTCGTCCGTGGGTGACTACGGGGAGGCCGCGGAGGGGCAGTTCCGGGAGATCTCCCAGATCCAGTCCGGCGTGCTGGACGGCAACACGACACTGGTGCTGCTCTCGGCCGGCGGCAACGACGCCGGCTTCCCCTCGACGATGACCAAGTGCGCGCTCGAGGCGTGCGACACCGCCGCGTACGAGGCGACCGTACGGCAGCGGATCGACAACGCCCAGTACGAGGTACGCCAGTTGGTCGACGCGGTGTCCGCGAAGGCACCCAACGCGACAATCATGGTGGTCGGCTATCCCCGGATCTTCGCCAGCTACCACCAGGACTCGTGCGTGTTCGCCCGGTACACGGCAGGCGAGATGGCGATGGTCAACAGGCTGGCCCTCTACATGCGGGACGTGCAGCGGACCATGACCGACACGGCCCGGGCAGCCGGTCGGAGGGTGCAGTTCACCGACATGGTCGACGGCATGCTCGACCACGGGACGTGCCGCAAGTACGACGTCGGCCACGACATCCTCGTACCGGACGACATCAACTCGCTGGTCGCCGGCCCCGAGGGCGAGGGCGACTTCCGGATGGTGGCCAACGACGACTACGCGACGTGCGTCGGCTGGATCACGGCCGGCTTGAACGTCTGCATCAGCCGGGCCTCCTTCCATCCGAAGGACACCGGTGCGGTGACCTACTCCAACGCCGTGACAGCCCGGTTGCCGGCGGTGGGCTACAACTGA
- a CDS encoding ABC transporter substrate-binding protein, producing the protein MQARRLKTAVAIAAVAALAVGAAGCAESERDGDSGEAKTGGTFIFAGAGDPKNFDPIFNDDGESFRPVRQMFDTLVSHKPGTAELQGGLAESWEHDPDGKVWTFKLRQGVKFHDGTPFNAAAVCFNFDRWYNMKGAAAQSQMIYYMDTFGGFAKNEAEGAGESIYNKCEAKDDGTAVLTLNRYKGAFPGAFALTSLSIASPEALKKYDANTVTQNGDSFSYSAFANEHPVGTGPFTFGGWDKAKNEITLNRNPDYFGEKAKVDKMIIKIIKDESTRKQELRAGTVQGIDFPAPADRKALEGEGFQVVNRPAFNILYLGINQKNPKLKDLRVRQAIAYALNRQQLVQTKGPGGAKVADEFMPDTVLGYAPDVQKYEYNPDEAKRLLKEAGAEGLTLNFYYPPDVTRPYMPNPQEIFTVLANDLQAVGIKVNGVPRPWNGGFKDDVQQFGKHDLHILGWTGDYNDPGNFVGTFFGRGKAEFGDQAMTEMFEAITKADATVDEAGKKAAWEQVNKDIAAKWLPAVPVWHAPPAIVVTKDVKGLVASPLTDERFNTVSVTK; encoded by the coding sequence ATGCAGGCGAGAAGGCTAAAAACGGCTGTGGCCATCGCGGCCGTTGCCGCTCTGGCGGTCGGCGCGGCCGGCTGCGCGGAGAGCGAGCGCGACGGCGACAGTGGCGAGGCCAAGACTGGCGGCACCTTCATCTTCGCGGGTGCCGGTGACCCGAAGAACTTCGATCCGATCTTCAACGATGACGGTGAGTCGTTCCGGCCGGTCCGGCAGATGTTCGACACCCTGGTGAGCCACAAGCCGGGCACCGCGGAGCTGCAGGGCGGCCTGGCTGAGAGCTGGGAGCACGACCCGGACGGCAAGGTCTGGACGTTCAAGCTCCGCCAGGGCGTGAAGTTCCACGACGGTACGCCGTTCAACGCCGCCGCGGTCTGCTTCAACTTCGACCGCTGGTACAACATGAAGGGCGCTGCCGCCCAGTCCCAGATGATCTACTACATGGACACCTTCGGCGGGTTCGCCAAGAACGAGGCCGAGGGTGCCGGCGAGTCGATCTACAACAAGTGCGAGGCCAAGGACGACGGAACCGCCGTCCTGACCCTGAACAGGTACAAGGGCGCCTTCCCCGGCGCCTTCGCGCTGACCTCGCTGTCGATCGCGAGCCCCGAGGCGCTCAAGAAGTACGACGCCAACACGGTCACGCAGAACGGTGACTCGTTCTCGTACAGCGCGTTCGCCAACGAGCACCCGGTCGGCACCGGCCCGTTCACCTTCGGTGGCTGGGACAAGGCCAAGAACGAGATCACCCTGAACCGCAACCCGGACTACTTTGGCGAGAAGGCCAAGGTGGACAAGATGATCATCAAGATCATCAAGGATGAGAGCACCCGCAAGCAGGAGCTCCGGGCCGGCACCGTGCAGGGCATCGACTTCCCGGCCCCGGCCGACCGCAAGGCGCTCGAGGGTGAGGGCTTCCAGGTCGTCAACCGCCCGGCGTTCAACATCCTCTACCTGGGCATCAACCAGAAGAACCCGAAGCTGAAGGACCTGCGGGTGCGGCAGGCGATCGCCTACGCGCTCAACCGCCAGCAGCTGGTGCAGACCAAGGGCCCGGGTGGCGCCAAGGTCGCCGACGAGTTCATGCCGGACACCGTGCTCGGCTACGCCCCGGACGTGCAGAAGTACGAGTACAACCCGGACGAGGCGAAGCGGCTGCTCAAGGAGGCCGGCGCCGAGGGTCTGACGCTGAACTTCTACTACCCGCCGGACGTCACCCGGCCGTACATGCCGAACCCGCAGGAGATCTTCACCGTTCTCGCCAACGACCTCCAGGCCGTGGGCATCAAGGTCAACGGTGTGCCTCGCCCGTGGAACGGTGGCTTCAAGGACGACGTGCAGCAGTTCGGCAAGCACGACCTGCACATCCTCGGCTGGACCGGTGACTACAACGACCCGGGCAACTTCGTCGGCACGTTCTTCGGCCGCGGGAAGGCCGAGTTCGGCGATCAGGCGATGACCGAGATGTTCGAGGCCATCACCAAGGCCGACGCCACGGTCGACGAGGCCGGCAAGAAGGCGGCCTGGGAGCAGGTCAACAAGGACATCGCCGCCAAGTGGCTGCCGGCCGTGCCGGTCTGGCACGCCCCGCCGGCCATTGTCGTCACCAAGGATGTCAAGGGTCTGGTTGCCAGCCCGCTGACCGACGAGCGGTTCAACACGGTCAGCGTCACCAAGTGA
- a CDS encoding ABC transporter permease — protein sequence MLRVIVRRLLQLVVTLIALSALIFIWLRNLPGGPVEALLGERATPERRALLTKALGYDQPILVQYGKFMQRVVTGDFGNSIRSGDPVTDVISRAFPATIELALAAMIIAVGLGVPLGYLAARWRGRSLDNLTIAGTLLGISIPIFFLGYLLKDVFTQNIHWFPPSGRLTTGLDNTNVTGFFVLDGLLTREFDASADALWHLILPAITLATIPLAVIVRITRASVLDVLNEDYVRTAEAKGLRHRTIRGRHILRNALLPVVTTIGLQTGALLSGAVLTEKVYNWGGIGTLITDSISGGRDYPVLQAIILLAALVFVVVNLLVDLSYAFIDPRVRVR from the coding sequence ATGTTGCGAGTCATAGTCCGCCGCCTGCTGCAGTTGGTGGTGACCCTCATAGCGCTGTCGGCGCTGATCTTCATCTGGCTGCGGAACCTGCCCGGCGGCCCGGTCGAGGCGCTGCTCGGCGAGCGGGCCACGCCCGAACGCCGCGCCCTGCTGACCAAGGCGCTCGGCTACGACCAGCCGATCCTGGTGCAGTACGGCAAGTTCATGCAGCGGGTGGTGACCGGCGACTTCGGCAACTCGATCCGGTCCGGTGACCCGGTCACCGACGTCATCAGCCGTGCCTTCCCGGCCACCATCGAGCTGGCCCTCGCCGCGATGATCATCGCGGTCGGCCTCGGGGTGCCGTTGGGCTACCTCGCCGCACGTTGGCGTGGACGGTCCCTGGACAACCTCACCATCGCCGGCACCCTGCTCGGCATCTCGATCCCGATCTTCTTCCTGGGCTACCTGCTCAAGGACGTCTTCACGCAGAACATCCACTGGTTTCCGCCGTCCGGACGGCTGACCACCGGTCTGGACAACACCAACGTCACAGGCTTCTTCGTGCTCGACGGCCTGCTCACCCGGGAGTTCGACGCCAGCGCCGACGCGCTGTGGCACCTGATCCTGCCGGCGATCACGCTCGCGACCATCCCGCTCGCCGTGATCGTGCGGATCACCCGCGCGAGCGTGCTCGACGTGCTCAACGAGGACTACGTGCGGACGGCCGAGGCGAAGGGCCTGCGGCACCGCACCATCCGCGGCCGGCACATCCTGCGCAACGCGCTGCTGCCGGTGGTCACCACCATCGGCTTGCAGACCGGCGCGCTGCTCTCCGGCGCGGTGCTCACCGAGAAGGTCTACAACTGGGGCGGCATCGGCACGCTGATCACTGACTCGATCAGCGGCGGCCGGGACTACCCGGTGCTCCAGGCGATCATCCTGCTCGCCGCGCTGGTCTTCGTGGTGGTCAACCTGCTGGTCGACCTCTCCTACGCCTTCATCGACCCGAGGGTGCGTGTGCGATGA
- a CDS encoding ABC transporter permease: MSERSIGLLGDRKKARLDELARASAADRGGISLVRDAVRRLRRNPVAIVGATIVGLFVLMAIFAPLIAPHDPVQRFDELTKNLTVDSIPGASGDFPLGSDPLGRDFLSRMIYGARQTLFVGVLATLIGLALGVLIGAIAGAFGGWIDVVLMRLTDVMLALPSLLLAITLVALASRSSQWTVIFAVAIVSVPIFARLLRGSMLAQRESDHVLAARALGVKERNIVLRHMLPNSLTAVIVQATLTFAVAILDAAALSFLGLGDPDINRAEWGLMLGVDGQRYFDVRPELAYYPALAIIVVALGFTLLGEAMREAIDPKNRR; the protein is encoded by the coding sequence ATGAGCGAGCGCAGCATCGGCCTGCTCGGCGACCGTAAGAAGGCGCGACTGGACGAGCTGGCCCGGGCGAGCGCGGCCGACCGGGGCGGAATCAGCCTCGTCCGCGACGCCGTGCGCCGGCTGCGACGCAATCCGGTCGCCATCGTCGGGGCCACCATCGTGGGGCTGTTCGTCCTGATGGCGATCTTCGCTCCGCTGATCGCCCCACACGACCCGGTACAGCGCTTCGACGAGCTGACGAAGAACCTCACAGTGGACAGCATCCCGGGTGCCAGCGGCGACTTCCCGCTCGGCTCCGACCCGCTCGGCCGGGACTTCCTCTCCCGGATGATCTACGGCGCCCGGCAGACGCTCTTCGTCGGCGTGCTCGCCACCCTCATCGGCCTCGCGCTCGGTGTGCTGATCGGCGCGATCGCCGGTGCCTTCGGCGGCTGGATCGACGTGGTGCTGATGCGGCTCACCGACGTGATGCTGGCCCTGCCCAGCCTGCTGCTCGCGATCACCCTGGTCGCGTTGGCCAGCCGGTCGAGCCAGTGGACTGTCATCTTCGCGGTGGCCATCGTGAGTGTGCCGATCTTCGCCCGGCTGCTGCGCGGCTCGATGCTGGCCCAGCGGGAGAGCGACCACGTGCTGGCCGCCCGCGCGCTCGGCGTCAAGGAACGCAACATCGTGCTGCGGCACATGCTGCCCAACTCGCTGACCGCGGTGATCGTGCAGGCCACCCTGACCTTCGCGGTGGCCATCCTGGACGCCGCCGCGCTCTCCTTCCTGGGTCTCGGCGACCCGGACATCAACCGGGCCGAGTGGGGCCTGATGCTCGGGGTGGACGGTCAGCGCTACTTCGACGTCCGGCCGGAGCTGGCCTACTACCCGGCGCTGGCGATCATCGTGGTCGCGCTCGGCTTCACCCTGCTGGGCGAGGCGATGCGCGAGGCGATCGACCCGAAGAACCGGCGGTGA
- a CDS encoding ABC transporter ATP-binding protein has protein sequence MSLLDVRDLSVVFQRRGERPFTAVDKVSFTVEPGQTVGLVGESGCGKSVTSLAIMGLLPKRGNKVTGEVLFEGADLLKLRPDDMRDRRGREISMIFQDPLSSLNPVIPIGIQVAEVLERHQGRDRKQALREARDLLDAVGIPDPQRRLSEYPHQISGGMRQRALIAIALACKPRLLIADEPTTALDVTIQAQILTLLKQLVDETGTALVMITHDLGVVAGLCDTVNVLYGGKVVERARRHELFAHARHPYTHGLLNSVPRLDSPRGERLHAIRGSVSDNIPWAEGCAFAPRCDNVVDACLEGPPPLEPTATGGDLRCNNPVSEEVAVR, from the coding sequence ATGAGCCTGCTCGACGTCCGTGACCTGAGCGTGGTGTTCCAGCGACGCGGCGAGCGGCCCTTCACCGCCGTCGACAAGGTCAGCTTCACAGTGGAACCGGGGCAGACCGTCGGCCTGGTCGGTGAGTCCGGCTGCGGCAAGAGCGTGACCAGCCTGGCCATCATGGGCCTGCTGCCCAAGCGGGGCAACAAGGTCACCGGGGAGGTGCTCTTCGAGGGCGCCGACCTGTTGAAGCTGCGGCCGGACGACATGCGCGACCGGCGGGGCCGGGAGATCAGCATGATCTTCCAGGACCCGCTGTCGTCGCTGAACCCGGTCATCCCGATCGGAATCCAGGTCGCCGAGGTGCTGGAACGCCACCAGGGCCGGGACCGCAAGCAGGCGTTGCGGGAGGCGCGGGACCTGCTCGACGCGGTCGGGATTCCGGATCCGCAGCGGCGGCTCAGTGAGTACCCGCACCAGATCTCCGGCGGGATGCGCCAGCGGGCGCTGATCGCCATCGCGCTGGCCTGCAAGCCCCGGCTGCTGATCGCCGACGAGCCGACCACCGCCCTCGACGTGACCATCCAGGCGCAGATCCTCACCCTGCTCAAGCAGCTGGTCGACGAGACCGGCACCGCGCTCGTCATGATCACACACGATCTGGGCGTGGTGGCCGGGCTCTGCGACACGGTCAACGTGCTCTACGGCGGCAAGGTGGTCGAGCGGGCACGACGGCACGAGCTGTTCGCGCACGCCCGGCACCCGTACACGCACGGGCTGCTCAACTCGGTGCCCCGGCTCGACTCACCGCGTGGTGAGCGGCTGCACGCGATCCGCGGGTCCGTCTCGGACAACATCCCGTGGGCCGAGGGGTGCGCCTTCGCGCCGCGCTGCGACAACGTCGTGGACGCGTGCCTGGAGGGGCCTCCGCCGCTCGAACCCACAGCCACCGGCGGCGACCTGCGCTGCAACAACCCCGTCTCCGAGGAGGTGGCGGTCCGATGA
- a CDS encoding ABC transporter ATP-binding protein yields the protein MTEQTGPLVELRDIKVHFPIKSGLLFDRTVGYVYAVDGVSLSIRKGETYGLVGESGCGKSTLGRGLLRLVEPTDGEIIFDGTDVRSLKGESMRRARRRMQMIFQDPLSSLDPRQSVESLLVEGLKAHGLAGDKAETNRRLRETLEAVGLPASALGKYPHEFSGGQRQRIGIARALVLDPDLIVADEPVSALDVSIQAQVLNLLEDLQNERGLTYLIIAHDLAVVRHIADTVGVMYLGGLVEEASSDDLYREPMHPYTRALMSAVPVPDPLVEDRRERILLAGDLPSPTNPPSGCRFHTRCPWAQPTRCADERPALRDVVGGHRVACHFAEDIAAGRIRPHEVEAELVRPTEGTGPLDPPGELIPTP from the coding sequence ATGACCGAACAGACCGGACCTCTGGTCGAACTGCGCGACATCAAGGTCCATTTCCCGATCAAGAGCGGCCTGCTCTTCGACCGCACCGTCGGGTACGTCTACGCGGTGGACGGCGTTTCGCTGAGCATCCGCAAGGGTGAGACGTACGGCCTGGTCGGCGAGTCGGGCTGCGGCAAGTCGACGCTGGGCCGGGGCCTGCTGCGACTGGTCGAGCCGACCGACGGCGAGATCATTTTCGACGGCACCGACGTGCGTTCGCTCAAGGGCGAGTCGATGCGTCGGGCCCGGCGCCGGATGCAGATGATCTTCCAGGATCCGCTGTCCAGTCTCGACCCTCGGCAGTCGGTGGAGTCGCTGCTGGTGGAGGGGCTCAAGGCGCACGGGCTGGCCGGCGACAAGGCGGAGACGAACCGGCGGTTGCGCGAGACGCTGGAGGCGGTCGGCCTGCCCGCGTCGGCGTTGGGCAAGTACCCGCACGAGTTCTCCGGCGGTCAGCGCCAGCGGATCGGCATCGCCCGGGCGCTGGTGCTCGACCCGGACCTGATCGTCGCCGACGAGCCGGTCTCCGCGCTCGACGTGTCGATCCAGGCGCAGGTGCTCAACCTGCTCGAGGACCTGCAGAACGAGCGCGGCCTGACCTACCTGATCATCGCTCACGACCTGGCGGTGGTCCGGCACATCGCCGACACGGTGGGCGTCATGTACCTCGGCGGGCTGGTGGAGGAGGCGTCCAGCGACGACCTGTACCGCGAGCCGATGCACCCGTACACCCGGGCGCTGATGTCCGCGGTGCCGGTCCCGGACCCGTTGGTCGAGGATCGTCGAGAGCGGATCCTCCTCGCCGGTGACCTGCCCTCGCCGACCAACCCGCCGTCGGGCTGCCGGTTCCACACCCGGTGCCCGTGGGCGCAGCCGACCCGCTGCGCGGACGAGCGGCCGGCGCTGCGCGACGTGGTCGGCGGGCACCGGGTGGCCTGCCACTTCGCCGAGGACATCGCCGCCGGCCGGATCCGGCCGCACGAGGTCGAGGCGGAGCTGGTCCGCCCGACCGAGGGCACCGGCCCGCTTGACCCGCCGGGCGAGCTGATCCCGACCCCGTGA